The Desulfovermiculus halophilus DSM 18834 genome includes the window GCCAGGATGGAATCCTCCAGGCCCAGACCGGAAAAGGCCTCCAGAGCCGCTTCCCGGATCAGATCCGGACTGGAGTTCAGGGCGTCGTGCTGACCGAAAAACACCGCGTTGTAGTTGATCCGGTCCGGTCCCAGCAGCTGCCGCAGGCCAAGGATCTGCTCCCGGATATTGTCCCTGCTCCGCTCCTGAAATCCGTGTCTGGACTTGACGCTGCAAAACCCGCAGTTATACAGGCATCCGTCGGATATATTCACCGGCAGGACATCGTAGTCCACGTGCCGGCTGTCCGGAGGCAAGACGCTGACCCTGCCCTGAAGGAGGGCAAACAGGCGCAGGGCCTTGCTCCACAGCCGAGAAGGACTGTTCCCGGCCACTTGCTCCAGAAAATCCCGCACCTCCGGGGACAGGGACCTGTCGCGGACCAGCTGTCCGGCCCTTTTCCGCACCCAGGCCCAGGCCGCAAGCCCCTGCTTGACCTCTGGATCCTGAAACGGATCCCTGGTCCATAAGGAGTTCGACGAATAGGAAAAGCACGGGACATAGTACTCCCCCAGGCAGTCATAGACATTGGTGTAGCCCCCGGAAAAATAGTAGACCCAGTCATTGCCCAGGGTGCGCTTCAGCCACTCCGCCGGATGAGGCCACCTGCTGTTTCTGCCGGACAGGAACCTGGGCTCCCCGTTCAGGTTGAACTGAAATACATAATCCCGGGATCGAATCTCCGAATACCGGCCGTACCGGACTGGATAGCTCAGCTTGGCATGCTCCCGGGCGCCCTGTTTGCCGATCTCTATCTCCAGATCATCCACGACCAGATCACTCATATCCATAAACCGACGAATTGCATATCCCAGTGTTCCCTCTTGCGCAGCCGGGCGCCCTCTTGCTACAACCAAGCGGCCTGGATCAGGCTCATGGCCAGGCCCAGCGTACCGCCCCGCACTCCGACGCTAACCATCACCGCCGGGAAGTGCAAGCCACCGCCTTCCCCAGCCTGGAGTATCGTCATGACCGGAACCAATCCCTCATACGCCGCCTGCCTCAACGAGTTCTACGCTCTGCAAAAGTTCGGCATCAAGTTCGGGCTGTCCTCCACCTCAGCCCTCCTGGACCGGCTCGAAAATCCGGAGCAGGGACAGCACTTCGTGCATATAGCCGGGACCAACGGCAAAGGCTCTGTGGCCTCTTTCTTGGCCCAGATCCTGCGTTCCGCAGGACTCAATGTCGGCTTGTACACCTCGCCCCATCTGGTCCGGTTCACTGAACGCTTTCAGATCAACGGCCGGGAAATACCCCAGGACCAGGCCGCCGACCTGATGCATACCGTCATGGAGGTCTTTGATCCCAGGGAGCCGCCGACATTTTTTGAAGCCGTGACCGTTATGGCCCTTTTGTATTTCGCCCGCCGGAACACGGATATCGTTATCATGGAAACCGGCATGGGCGGCAGGCTGGACGCCACCAACGTGATCCATCCTCTGGTGTCCGTGATTACCTCCATCTCCATGGAACATCAGGAGTACCTGGGCTCCAGCCTGCTGCAAGTGGCCAGGGAGAAAGCCGGAATCATCAAACCATCGGTCCCGGTGCTCACTGCTGCCTCCCAACCCAAGGTCCTGGAGTGCATCCAGGAGACGTGCCGGGCGCAGGACGCGCCATTCTACCGGCTGGGCCGTGATTTTCGGGCCAGGATGCGCGACAGCCGGCTCTTCTACCACGGCCTGCATGCCGAGCTCAAAGCTGTCCCCCTTGGTCTCTCCGGACGGCATCAAGCCCGGAACGCCGCCCTGGCCCTGGCCGCCAGCGAAATCCTGGAAGACAAGGGCTTCTTGGTATCCGACGTCTCCCGCCGGACAGGAGTATCCCAGACCGTCTGGCCCGGCCGGATGCACCTGATGGACGGCCGGCCCCGGATCATGCTCGATGGAGCGCACAATCCGGCGGCCATTGCCGCCTTGGCCGCAAGCCTGCGGGAAAATCCGAACTACCGCCGCCTTATCCTGGTTATCGGGATCATGGCCGACAAGGCGGCCAAGCCCATTCTGCGCTCCATCCTCCCTCTTGCCGGCCAGGTCATCTTTACCCGGCCGGTGTACCCCCGGGCCATGGACCCCTTTCAGCTCAGGGATCAGGCGGAACGGCTCCCATCCAGGAACACCGTGATCCCGTCCTTGCCCAAGGCCCTGGATACGGCCCGGGCCGCAGCCGGCGACCAGGACCTGATCCTGGTCACCGGCTCCCTGTTCACTGTGGGGGAAGCTCTCAGCTACCTGGACCCGGCCGCCTGGGCCCCGGATCCGGCATAGCCTCCGCCTGGTCCGGCCGCCTCGGCGTCTGCCGTTTTTTGTCCGCCAGGCCTTGACAGGGGCTCGTTTTTTGAGCATAAAGGTCAAACCATTATACATATTCCAAGATCAGTTAAACAATGTACAGCACTGGATCTACGGTCCCGCGCCTGTGCTCCTGACCCGCGTACCAAACACCAAGGCCGCAGGCATATGTGGACGGATCGGGACGAGACAGACAGCTGCAGAGCAGCCTGTGCCTGCCCCCTTTGGTATGAAAACCTAGTATTAGTTAATAGTTGGGATAATCCAAATCGAAATCGGGATCGGTATCGAAATCGAAAGGATATGTCATTTGGTGCAGCAGGAACCCTCAGTTTTTGGACCCCGATCCCGATCCCGATCCCGATAGCGATTACGAACCCGAAGAAAGAAAATCACAACAAACGGATGCGCTGGACGCTTATTCTTCGCGCCAGTGATCCTCAGGGTTATCAAGATCCGATTGGGGAGCCACTCCCAGTCGGTATCGAAATCGTTTTGTAGGCTTCGTTAGCGAAAGCGTGCCTACGCCTTGGCAGGCATGCAGGGTAGTTTGCAGCCCATGCCTAACGGGCAACCGCGTTTCGCCCTGCACCCATGCCGCAGCAATGCAGCGTATCGTGCAAACCCTCAACCCCCTGGCCCCGGTGTATGTTCAGAGCAGCCAAGCAGAACAAGAT containing:
- a CDS encoding radical SAM protein; this translates as MDMSDLVVDDLEIEIGKQGAREHAKLSYPVRYGRYSEIRSRDYVFQFNLNGEPRFLSGRNSRWPHPAEWLKRTLGNDWVYYFSGGYTNVYDCLGEYYVPCFSYSSNSLWTRDPFQDPEVKQGLAAWAWVRKRAGQLVRDRSLSPEVRDFLEQVAGNSPSRLWSKALRLFALLQGRVSVLPPDSRHVDYDVLPVNISDGCLYNCGFCSVKSRHGFQERSRDNIREQILGLRQLLGPDRINYNAVFFGQHDALNSSPDLIREAALEAFSGLGLEDSILANRYLFLFGSVDSLLRAGPELWAGLQELPYYVYINIGLESGDQETLDRIRKPIRSDQVLAAFKRMLEINHTVPNVEITANLLMDWDMPSGHWQTLGQMTRDCSSRPLSKGAVYLSPLSRRRSKEQIRMFQRLKRQSRIPLYLYLIQRL
- a CDS encoding bifunctional folylpolyglutamate synthase/dihydrofolate synthase; this encodes MTGTNPSYAACLNEFYALQKFGIKFGLSSTSALLDRLENPEQGQHFVHIAGTNGKGSVASFLAQILRSAGLNVGLYTSPHLVRFTERFQINGREIPQDQAADLMHTVMEVFDPREPPTFFEAVTVMALLYFARRNTDIVIMETGMGGRLDATNVIHPLVSVITSISMEHQEYLGSSLLQVAREKAGIIKPSVPVLTAASQPKVLECIQETCRAQDAPFYRLGRDFRARMRDSRLFYHGLHAELKAVPLGLSGRHQARNAALALAASEILEDKGFLVSDVSRRTGVSQTVWPGRMHLMDGRPRIMLDGAHNPAAIAALAASLRENPNYRRLILVIGIMADKAAKPILRSILPLAGQVIFTRPVYPRAMDPFQLRDQAERLPSRNTVIPSLPKALDTARAAAGDQDLILVTGSLFTVGEALSYLDPAAWAPDPA